The Rhodoferax sediminis genome has a segment encoding these proteins:
- the coaD gene encoding pantetheine-phosphate adenylyltransferase — MALNVTAVYPGTFDPMTLGHEDVVRRATQLFDRVIVAVAAGHHKKALFSLDERIAMVREAVKIYPQVSVESFSGLLRDFVVARGAKAMVRGLRAVTDFDYEFQLAGMNRSLMPDVETVFLTPSDKYQFISSTFVREIASLGGEVNKFVSPMVLEHLMNKVRSAPGE; from the coding sequence ATGGCCCTGAACGTGACTGCCGTTTACCCCGGCACCTTTGACCCCATGACGCTGGGCCACGAAGACGTGGTGCGCCGGGCCACCCAGCTGTTCGATCGCGTGATCGTGGCCGTGGCGGCGGGGCATCACAAGAAGGCCCTGTTCAGCCTGGACGAGCGCATCGCCATGGTGCGCGAGGCCGTCAAGATTTACCCGCAGGTGAGCGTGGAAAGCTTTTCCGGCCTGCTGCGCGATTTTGTGGTGGCGCGGGGCGCCAAGGCCATGGTGCGCGGCCTGCGCGCCGTGACCGATTTCGACTACGAATTCCAGCTCGCCGGCATGAACCGCAGCCTGATGCCCGATGTGGAAACGGTGTTTCTCACGCCCAGCGACAAGTATCAGTTTATTTCCAGCACCTTCGTGCGCGAGATTGCCTCGCTCGGTGGCGAGGTGAACAAATTTGTCTCACCCATGGTGCTGGAGCACCTGATGAACAAGGTGCGCAGCGCTCCCGGCGAGTGA
- the ftsY gene encoding signal recognition particle-docking protein FtsY: protein MFSFFKKKPPAPAVAAPMPMPAPASPAAAPSHVVPSPAVPGPAAPGSLIGSALVTPIGIPLPEAVPPERAKWLDKLKAGLRKTGSSISTVFTGAQIDEALYEDLEAALLMADTGVQATQYLLGEVKRRVKEGGVTHPVAVKNILTEVLTQLLRPLEKPLVIGEHKPTVIMVAGVNGAGKTTSIGKLTKHLSSAGASVLLAAADTFRAAAREQLGVWADRNTVEIISQDGGDPAAVSFDAVSAGKARGRDVVLVDTAGRLPTQLHLMQELSKIKRVVQKADATAPHEVLLVIDGNTGQNALTQVKAFDDALQLTGLIVTKLDGTAKGGVLAAIAQERPVPVYFIGVGEQLGDLETFNAREFAQALLA, encoded by the coding sequence ATGTTCAGCTTTTTCAAGAAAAAACCCCCTGCTCCTGCCGTCGCTGCGCCGATGCCTATGCCCGCGCCCGCGAGCCCCGCTGCAGCGCCCAGTCATGTGGTGCCCAGCCCTGCGGTGCCCGGCCCCGCTGCGCCGGGCTCGCTGATCGGCAGCGCACTGGTCACGCCGATCGGCATTCCGCTGCCCGAAGCAGTGCCGCCCGAGCGCGCCAAATGGCTCGACAAACTCAAGGCGGGCTTGCGCAAGACGGGCTCCAGCATCTCCACGGTGTTCACCGGCGCGCAGATCGACGAGGCGCTCTATGAAGACCTGGAGGCCGCGCTGCTGATGGCTGACACCGGCGTGCAGGCCACGCAGTACCTGCTCGGCGAGGTCAAGCGCCGCGTCAAGGAGGGTGGCGTGACGCATCCGGTGGCCGTCAAGAACATCCTGACCGAGGTGCTGACCCAGTTGCTCAGACCATTGGAGAAGCCACTGGTGATCGGCGAGCACAAGCCCACCGTGATCATGGTCGCCGGCGTGAACGGCGCGGGCAAGACCACCTCGATCGGCAAGCTGACCAAGCATCTCTCGAGCGCCGGCGCCTCCGTTCTGCTGGCCGCGGCCGACACCTTCCGCGCCGCCGCGCGCGAGCAACTGGGCGTGTGGGCCGACCGCAATACGGTGGAGATCATCAGCCAGGACGGCGGCGACCCGGCCGCCGTGAGCTTCGACGCGGTGAGCGCGGGCAAGGCGCGCGGGCGCGACGTGGTGCTGGTCGACACGGCGGGGCGCCTGCCGACCCAGCTGCATCTGATGCAGGAGCTGAGCAAGATCAAGCGCGTGGTGCAAAAGGCCGACGCGACCGCGCCGCACGAAGTGCTGCTGGTAATCGACGGCAACACCGGCCAGAACGCGCTGACCCAGGTGAAAGCCTTCGACGACGCGCTGCAGCTGACCGGCCTGATCGTCACCAAGCTGGACGGCACCGCCAAGGGCGGCGTGCTGGCCGCGATCGCGCAGGAGCGGCCCGTGCCCGTGTATTTCATCGGCGTGGGCGAACAGCTCGGCGATCTGGAGACCTTCAACGCGCGCGAGTTCGCGCAGGCGCTGCTGGCATGA
- a CDS encoding M16 family metallopeptidase — protein sequence MIALKNIATCALLTGAAALFFSNPALAGIPIEHWTQPSGAQVYLAQSPGIPMLDVQIDFDAGRRRDPPDKAGLASVTADMTSAGLLARGSDPALDENALSDAWADLGAGFDGSAGNDRMSFSLRSLTYPDLLGRAVQLAARQLGEPAFPEAVWERNRQRLDASLKEALTRPGIVSSRAFTAAVYGSHPYGYEMTQASLARISVADMKTLYASLIVPCRAKVSLVGAVTRAQADALVTTLLSRLPATTSCAPLPTIPEVPPLAKAEDIRIPFDAAQAQVLIGQPGFKRDDPDYFALTVGNYILGGGGFVSRLSGEVRQKRGLSYSVYSYFSPGLHAGAFTVGLQTRPDQANEAVQVARSVVARFVAEGPTEAELKAAKDNLIGGFALRIDSNRKLLGNIANIAWNKLPLDYLETWTQQVQKVTVADIKAAFARKLQPERMVTVVVGGAK from the coding sequence ATGATTGCTCTTAAAAACATAGCTACCTGCGCACTGTTGACGGGGGCTGCAGCCCTGTTTTTCTCAAATCCTGCGCTGGCCGGCATTCCCATCGAGCATTGGACGCAGCCCAGCGGGGCGCAGGTCTACCTGGCGCAAAGCCCGGGCATCCCGATGCTCGATGTGCAGATCGACTTCGACGCCGGCCGCCGCCGCGACCCCCCCGACAAGGCCGGGCTGGCCAGCGTGACGGCCGATATGACCTCCGCCGGCCTGCTGGCCCGCGGCTCTGATCCCGCATTGGACGAGAACGCGCTGAGCGACGCCTGGGCCGATCTGGGGGCGGGGTTTGATGGCAGCGCCGGCAATGACCGCATGAGTTTTTCGCTGCGCTCGCTGACCTATCCCGATCTGCTGGGTCGCGCGGTGCAGCTTGCGGCGCGCCAGCTCGGCGAGCCGGCCTTTCCCGAGGCCGTGTGGGAGCGCAACCGCCAGCGCCTCGACGCCTCGCTCAAGGAGGCGCTGACCCGGCCCGGCATCGTCTCTAGCCGCGCCTTTACCGCGGCCGTGTACGGCAGTCACCCCTACGGCTACGAGATGACGCAGGCGTCGCTGGCGCGTATCAGCGTGGCCGACATGAAGACGCTGTACGCCAGCCTGATCGTGCCTTGCCGCGCCAAGGTGAGCCTGGTCGGCGCCGTCACGCGGGCGCAGGCCGACGCGCTGGTGACGACCCTGCTCTCGCGCCTGCCGGCCACGACCTCGTGCGCACCGCTGCCCACGATTCCCGAGGTGCCGCCGCTGGCCAAGGCCGAGGACATCCGCATCCCGTTTGATGCGGCCCAGGCCCAGGTGCTGATCGGCCAGCCGGGCTTCAAGCGCGACGACCCGGATTATTTCGCGCTCACGGTAGGCAACTACATCCTGGGCGGCGGCGGTTTCGTGTCGCGCCTGTCCGGCGAGGTGCGGCAAAAGCGGGGCCTGAGCTACTCGGTGTACAGCTACTTTTCACCGGGCCTGCACGCGGGGGCATTCACGGTGGGGCTGCAAACCCGGCCGGATCAGGCCAACGAGGCGGTGCAGGTGGCGCGCAGCGTGGTGGCGCGCTTTGTCGCCGAGGGCCCGACCGAGGCCGAGCTCAAGGCCGCCAAAGACAACCTGATCGGCGGCTTTGCGCTGCGTATCGACAGCAACCGCAAGCTGCTGGGCAACATCGCGAACATCGCCTGGAACAAGCTGCCGCTGGACTACCTCGAAACCTGGACCCAGCAGGTGCAAAAGGTGACGGTGGCCGACATCAAGGCGGCCTTCGCGCGCAAGCTGCAGCCCGAGCGGATGGTGACCGTGGTGGTCGGGGGCGCGAAGTGA
- a CDS encoding universal stress protein — MKILLPVDGSEVSLKAVRFAIELIQKGLQADVVLANVQDPVSLYEMVMAPDPRVLESVSDGAGAYLLEGAQALLKQAGVVYECEVASGDPGHTIIDIVERFGCDMVLMGSHGKGSLRSALLGSVSQAVLHAAKVPVMIVKRDEEASA; from the coding sequence ATGAAAATTTTGCTACCCGTGGATGGATCCGAAGTCTCGCTCAAGGCGGTTCGTTTTGCGATCGAGCTGATTCAAAAAGGCCTGCAGGCCGACGTGGTACTGGCCAACGTGCAGGACCCCGTGTCGCTGTACGAGATGGTCATGGCACCCGATCCGCGAGTGCTCGAGAGCGTCAGTGACGGCGCCGGCGCGTACTTGCTGGAAGGCGCCCAGGCGCTGCTCAAGCAGGCGGGCGTGGTCTATGAATGCGAGGTCGCCTCGGGGGATCCGGGGCACACCATCATCGATATCGTGGAGCGGTTCGGCTGCGACATGGTGCTGATGGGCTCCCATGGCAAGGGCAGCTTGCGCAGCGCGCTGCTGGGCTCAGTGTCGCAGGCCGTGCTGCATGCCGCCAAGGTGCCGGTGATGATCGTCAAACGCGACGAGGAAGCCAGCGCTTGA
- a CDS encoding M16 family metallopeptidase: protein MKRLLPLLCLLAGFAAGAQTGPSTAPPSALLQQPALPATVQQFTLANGFTLIVKPDRRAPTAVQMLYVRVGSMDEVDGTSGVAHALEHMMFKGTPSVKPGEFSRRVAALGGQENAFTTTDYTGFYQQIPASRLEEVMKLAADRFAHNQWPDEEFKKEIEVVKEERRMRTEDSPRARLYEALNAAVFEAAPYHRPVVGWMSDLNAMTPDDVRNFYHRWYVPANAAVVVAGDVDVAQVRRLAEKYYGGIPARPVPVRKPRLEPEQVGLRHIDFKAPAEQAYVALAFKVPALQALDGSDDGYALSVLAAVLDGYSGARLERALTQGPDRVADSAGASNGFAGRGPQLFVLDGVPAQGKSAEQVEAALREQVAKVAHDGVSEAELNRVKTQWVASQVYKRDSVMSQARELGSNWVQGLPLDADERIIARLRAVTAGQVKAVAGKYFGDDQLTVAVLRPQPLDKNRKPRTPLPGMRNDGAPS from the coding sequence ATGAAACGCCTCCTGCCCCTACTTTGCCTGCTGGCTGGCTTTGCCGCCGGCGCCCAAACGGGGCCTTCGACGGCGCCGCCCTCCGCACTTCTGCAGCAACCGGCCTTGCCCGCCACGGTGCAACAGTTCACGCTGGCCAACGGCTTCACGCTGATCGTCAAGCCCGACCGGCGCGCGCCCACGGCGGTGCAGATGCTGTACGTGCGCGTGGGCTCCATGGACGAGGTCGATGGCACCTCGGGCGTGGCCCATGCACTGGAGCACATGATGTTCAAGGGCACGCCCAGCGTGAAGCCCGGCGAGTTCTCGCGCCGTGTGGCCGCGCTGGGCGGGCAGGAAAACGCCTTCACCACCACGGACTACACCGGCTTTTACCAGCAGATCCCCGCCAGCCGGCTGGAAGAGGTGATGAAGCTGGCAGCCGACCGTTTCGCGCACAACCAGTGGCCCGACGAGGAGTTCAAAAAAGAGATCGAGGTGGTGAAGGAAGAACGCCGCATGCGCACCGAAGATTCGCCGCGCGCCCGCCTGTATGAGGCGCTGAATGCCGCGGTTTTCGAGGCAGCGCCCTACCACCGCCCGGTGGTCGGCTGGATGAGCGACCTCAATGCCATGACGCCGGACGACGTGCGCAATTTCTACCACCGCTGGTATGTCCCGGCCAATGCGGCCGTCGTGGTGGCGGGCGACGTGGATGTCGCGCAGGTCAGGCGGCTGGCCGAAAAATACTACGGCGGCATCCCGGCCCGGCCCGTGCCGGTGCGCAAGCCGCGCCTGGAGCCCGAGCAGGTCGGGCTGCGCCACATCGACTTCAAGGCGCCGGCGGAGCAGGCCTATGTGGCGCTGGCGTTCAAGGTGCCGGCCCTGCAAGCGCTGGACGGCAGCGACGATGGGTATGCCTTGAGCGTGCTGGCCGCGGTACTGGACGGCTACAGCGGCGCCCGGCTCGAGCGGGCGCTGACGCAGGGGCCGGATCGGGTGGCCGACAGCGCGGGCGCCTCCAACGGCTTTGCGGGACGCGGCCCGCAGCTCTTCGTGCTCGACGGCGTGCCGGCGCAGGGCAAGAGCGCGGAGCAGGTCGAGGCCGCCCTGCGCGAACAGGTCGCCAAAGTGGCGCACGACGGCGTCAGCGAGGCGGAACTGAACCGCGTCAAGACCCAATGGGTGGCCAGCCAGGTGTACAAGCGCGATTCGGTGATGAGCCAGGCCCGGGAGCTGGGCAGCAACTGGGTGCAGGGCCTGCCGCTGGATGCCGACGAGCGCATCATCGCGCGGCTGCGCGCGGTCACGGCCGGGCAGGTGAAGGCGGTGGCCGGCAAATACTTTGGCGATGACCAGCTCACGGTGGCGGTGCTGCGGCCCCAGCCGCTGGACAAGAACCGCAAGCCGCGCACGCCCCTGCCGGGCATGCGGAATGACGGAGCACCGTCATGA
- the rsmD gene encoding 16S rRNA (guanine(966)-N(2))-methyltransferase RsmD, translating to MKKAHGGEVRLIGGQWKRTRLPVADKPGLRPTPDRVRETLFNWLGQDLSGWRCIDVFAGTGALGFEAASRGAAQVRLLEQDGALVAQLKAIQIKLQASATQIERGDGVAALRQLAPASMDVVFLDPPFDAGLFEAALQAAGRAVARGGYVYLEAPSAWSDELLAGFGLAVHRHLKAGAVHAHLLKPLAGAV from the coding sequence ATGAAAAAGGCCCATGGCGGTGAAGTGCGCCTGATCGGCGGCCAGTGGAAACGCACCCGCTTGCCGGTGGCCGACAAACCCGGCCTGCGCCCCACGCCCGATCGCGTGCGCGAGACGCTGTTCAACTGGCTCGGGCAGGACCTGAGCGGCTGGCGCTGCATCGATGTCTTTGCCGGCACCGGGGCCCTGGGTTTCGAGGCCGCATCGCGCGGCGCAGCGCAGGTGCGCCTGCTGGAGCAGGACGGCGCGCTGGTGGCGCAGCTCAAGGCCATCCAGATCAAACTGCAGGCCAGCGCGACGCAGATCGAGCGCGGCGATGGCGTCGCCGCGCTCAGGCAACTGGCCCCCGCCAGCATGGATGTGGTGTTTCTCGATCCGCCCTTTGACGCGGGCCTTTTCGAGGCCGCCCTGCAAGCCGCGGGCCGCGCCGTGGCGCGCGGCGGCTATGTATACCTCGAAGCCCCCTCGGCCTGGAGCGACGAGTTGCTGGCGGGTTTCGGCCTGGCCGTGCATCGCCACCTGAAGGCCGGCGCGGTTCATGCACACCTGCTCAAGCCCCTGGCGGGCGCGGTTTAA
- a CDS encoding Hsp70 family protein has translation MVLGIDFGTSNSAAAIVQLDGRVCPIPLDGASASMPTALFFSSEDGHGDPVAYGNAALQAYLQGTQGRLMRSIKSLLGSSLMDEQTLVNGQATSLFDIVVLFFKELKARSETFLGHPLRAAMLGRPVHFVDGDDTRDALAQATLERAARAAGFEAIRFQLEPIAAAFDFERRVATDTTVLVVDIGGGTSDFTVLRVGPQRLSHADRAQDILATTGTHIGGTDFDYLLNLRHVMPLLGLGHVGPNGREVPSSVFFNLSTWHLIHPLYSRKSLHAARELKSAFADPALHSRLMRVLNHHEGHRILSHVEAAKIACSSLNAPAEIDLACIERGLAALLSPAGLSQVLQQQVAQIVHCAQECVTMSGVREVNAVYLTGGSSALAPLGAALQAAFSSASIVRGDRFGSVAAGLATSGWVSREEFSLLQA, from the coding sequence ATGGTGCTGGGGATCGACTTCGGCACCTCCAACTCGGCGGCGGCCATCGTCCAGCTTGACGGCCGCGTGTGCCCGATTCCGCTGGACGGTGCCAGCGCCTCGATGCCGACCGCGCTGTTCTTCTCCAGCGAAGACGGTCACGGCGACCCGGTGGCATACGGCAACGCCGCGCTGCAAGCCTACCTGCAGGGCACGCAGGGGCGACTCATGCGCTCCATCAAAAGCCTGCTCGGCAGCAGCCTGATGGACGAACAGACGCTGGTCAACGGCCAAGCCACCAGCCTGTTCGACATCGTGGTGCTGTTCTTCAAGGAACTCAAAGCCCGCTCCGAAACATTCCTGGGCCACCCGCTGCGCGCCGCCATGCTCGGGCGTCCGGTGCATTTTGTCGACGGCGACGATACGCGCGACGCACTGGCCCAGGCCACGCTGGAGCGCGCCGCACGCGCCGCGGGATTCGAGGCGATTCGGTTTCAGCTCGAGCCGATTGCCGCCGCCTTCGATTTCGAGCGGCGCGTGGCCACGGACACGACCGTGCTGGTGGTGGACATTGGCGGGGGCACCTCCGACTTCACTGTTCTGCGCGTGGGGCCGCAGCGGCTGTCCCACGCGGACCGCGCGCAGGATATCCTGGCCACCACGGGCACGCACATCGGCGGCACCGATTTCGACTACCTGCTGAACCTGCGCCATGTGATGCCGCTGCTCGGCCTGGGCCACGTGGGGCCGAACGGCCGCGAGGTGCCCTCCTCCGTCTTCTTCAACCTGTCGACCTGGCACCTGATCCACCCGCTGTACAGCCGCAAAAGCCTGCACGCGGCGCGCGAACTGAAGAGTGCGTTTGCCGACCCCGCGCTGCACAGCCGGCTCATGCGCGTGCTGAACCACCACGAGGGCCACCGGATTCTGTCGCATGTGGAAGCGGCCAAAATCGCCTGCTCCAGCCTGAACGCGCCGGCTGAAATCGACCTGGCCTGCATCGAGCGCGGCCTGGCTGCGCTGCTGTCGCCGGCAGGCCTGAGTCAGGTGTTGCAGCAGCAGGTAGCGCAGATCGTCCACTGCGCGCAGGAATGCGTGACGATGTCGGGCGTGCGCGAGGTGAACGCGGTGTACCTGACCGGCGGCTCGTCGGCGCTGGCCCCGCTGGGCGCGGCGCTGCAGGCGGCATTCTCCAGCGCGTCCATCGTGCGCGGCGACCGGTTTGGCAGCGTGGCCGCGGGCCTGGCGACCAGCGGCTGGGTGTCGCGCGAGGAATTTTCTCTGCTACAAGCTTGA
- a CDS encoding ABC transporter substrate-binding protein, translated as MKFSTTLALAAAMAVAGTAHAATELVIATVNNGHMIEMQKLTPFFEKAYPDIKLKWVTLEEGTLRQRVTTDIATKGGQFDVMTIGLYEVPIWSKKGWLKPIATDAAYDVDDLLPAIRTGLSYEGKLYGAPFYGESSMLMYRKDLMDKAGVTFSGRPTWNQVRDAAAKISDPKAGVYGICLRGKPGWGDNMALLSTMVNTWGGQWFNMKWQPQLESKPWHDAISFYVDIMKKYGPPGASANSFNENLALFNEGKCGMWVDATIAASFISDPKQSKVADKVAFAQSPVAVTPKGANWLWSWNLAIPAGTQKADAAQKFVTWATSKAYVDLVAQQDGWARVPTGTRKSTYANPEFQKVATFAPAELEAINSADPSSPTLPKSPYVGVQYVAIPEFQAIGVAVGQQMSAALAGTVTVDQALRTSQTIVERDMTKAGYYK; from the coding sequence ATGAAATTTTCAACGACCCTCGCCCTGGCCGCCGCAATGGCTGTGGCAGGCACGGCGCACGCCGCCACCGAACTCGTCATCGCGACCGTGAACAACGGCCACATGATCGAGATGCAAAAGCTCACGCCCTTCTTCGAGAAGGCGTATCCCGACATCAAGCTCAAGTGGGTCACGCTGGAAGAAGGCACCTTGCGCCAGCGCGTGACGACCGACATCGCCACCAAGGGCGGCCAGTTCGATGTGATGACCATTGGCCTGTACGAAGTGCCGATCTGGTCGAAGAAGGGCTGGCTCAAGCCCATTGCGACCGACGCGGCCTACGACGTGGACGATCTGTTGCCCGCCATCCGCACCGGCCTGTCCTACGAGGGCAAGCTCTATGGCGCGCCGTTTTACGGTGAAAGCTCGATGCTCATGTACCGCAAGGACCTGATGGACAAGGCCGGCGTGACGTTCTCCGGGCGCCCGACCTGGAACCAGGTGCGCGATGCCGCGGCCAAGATCAGCGACCCCAAGGCCGGGGTCTATGGCATCTGCCTGCGCGGCAAGCCGGGCTGGGGCGACAACATGGCGCTGCTCAGCACCATGGTCAACACCTGGGGCGGCCAGTGGTTCAACATGAAGTGGCAGCCGCAGCTGGAGAGCAAACCCTGGCATGACGCGATCAGCTTCTACGTCGACATCATGAAGAAATACGGCCCGCCCGGCGCATCGGCCAACAGCTTCAACGAGAACCTGGCGCTTTTCAACGAGGGCAAGTGCGGCATGTGGGTGGATGCGACGATCGCGGCCTCGTTCATCAGCGATCCGAAGCAGTCGAAGGTGGCCGACAAGGTGGCCTTCGCGCAGTCGCCGGTGGCTGTCACCCCGAAGGGTGCCAACTGGCTGTGGTCCTGGAATCTGGCCATCCCGGCCGGCACCCAAAAGGCCGATGCCGCGCAGAAGTTCGTGACCTGGGCCACCTCCAAGGCCTACGTCGACCTGGTGGCGCAACAGGACGGCTGGGCGCGGGTGCCAACCGGCACGCGCAAATCAACCTACGCCAACCCTGAATTCCAGAAGGTCGCCACATTCGCCCCGGCGGAGCTGGAGGCGATCAACAGCGCCGACCCAAGCAGCCCCACGCTGCCGAAGTCACCCTATGTCGGTGTCCAGTATGTCGCCATCCCCGAGTTCCAGGCCATTGGCGTTGCGGTCGGCCAGCAAATGAGCGCGGCGCTGGCCGGTACGGTCACGGTGGACCAGGCTTTGAGGACCTCGCAGACGATTGTCGAGCGCGACATGACCAAGGCCGGCTACTACAAGTGA
- a CDS encoding alpha/beta hydrolase, whose amino-acid sequence MTTLLPRIELESAPHPIAAVIWLHGLGADGNDFAAIVPELDLQGCPPIRFVFPHAPSMPVTLNGGYVMPAWYDILGTDLAKREDAAGIHHSARAIEALIAHEVERGIAPGAIVLAGFSQGCAMALQVGLRHGARLAGLMALSGYLPLAGTLAAERSAANAATPIFMAHGLADPVVPIARAEASRQALLDLGYAVQWHSYPMPHSVHPQEIADISRFLRSVLGAAA is encoded by the coding sequence ATGACCACCCTGCTGCCCCGCATTGAACTTGAGAGCGCTCCGCACCCCATCGCCGCCGTGATCTGGCTGCACGGCCTGGGCGCCGACGGCAACGACTTTGCCGCCATCGTGCCCGAGCTGGACCTGCAAGGCTGCCCGCCGATCCGCTTTGTCTTTCCGCACGCACCGAGCATGCCGGTCACGCTCAACGGCGGCTATGTGATGCCCGCCTGGTACGACATCCTGGGCACCGACCTGGCCAAGCGCGAAGACGCGGCGGGCATCCACCACTCGGCGCGCGCCATCGAGGCGCTGATCGCGCACGAGGTAGAACGCGGCATCGCACCCGGCGCCATCGTGCTGGCGGGCTTTTCGCAGGGCTGTGCGATGGCGCTGCAGGTCGGACTGCGCCATGGCGCGCGACTCGCCGGCCTCATGGCGCTGTCGGGCTACCTGCCGCTGGCCGGCACGCTGGCCGCCGAGCGCAGCGCGGCGAATGCCGCGACGCCGATCTTCATGGCGCATGGCCTGGCCGACCCGGTCGTGCCGATCGCGCGGGCCGAGGCCTCGCGCCAGGCCTTGCTGGACCTGGGCTATGCGGTGCAGTGGCACAGCTACCCGATGCCGCACAGCGTGCACCCGCAGGAGATTGCCGACATCAGCCGGTTCTTGCGCTCCGTGCTGGGAGCCGCCGCCTGA
- a CDS encoding histidine phosphatase family protein, producing MTTELILIRHGETDWNRELRFQGQLDAPLNAVGHEQARRLALRLASEPVHHLVCSDLLRARQTALPTGLQLDLHSLANSGLREQSFGMLEGMRVDDIRAQHPDVWAQWVQFQADYAIPGGESTRQFHARVMNAIRQLVAAHSQQTLVVVTHGGVLDMIYRTARALPLAGPRQSEIPNGGLNRVRMEGDAIDIISWADTQHLADMPAQPVYDQAKLAQAGST from the coding sequence TTGACGACCGAACTGATTCTGATCCGTCACGGCGAGACCGACTGGAACCGCGAGCTGCGGTTTCAGGGACAGCTGGATGCGCCGCTGAACGCCGTGGGGCACGAGCAGGCACGCCGGCTGGCGCTGCGCCTGGCGAGTGAACCGGTGCATCACCTGGTGTGCAGCGACCTGCTGCGCGCACGCCAGACCGCGCTGCCGACCGGGCTGCAGCTGGACTTGCACAGCCTGGCGAACAGCGGCCTGCGCGAGCAGAGTTTCGGCATGCTGGAGGGGATGCGGGTGGACGACATCCGCGCGCAGCACCCCGATGTCTGGGCTCAGTGGGTGCAATTTCAGGCGGACTACGCGATTCCGGGCGGCGAGAGCACGCGCCAGTTTCATGCCCGGGTGATGAACGCCATACGCCAGCTGGTGGCCGCGCACAGCCAGCAGACCCTGGTGGTGGTGACGCATGGCGGCGTGCTGGACATGATCTACCGCACGGCGCGCGCCTTGCCGCTCGCCGGGCCGCGCCAGAGCGAGATCCCCAACGGCGGGTTGAACCGCGTGCGCATGGAGGGCGACGCGATCGACATCATCAGCTGGGCCGACACGCAGCACCTGGCCGATATGCCGGCGCAGCCCGTTTACGATCAGGCCAAACTGGCCCAGGCCGGATCAACCTGA
- a CDS encoding nitroreductase family protein translates to MRDLEHNTVVHSISGEAALRRVAEVAEWRIEQEVGSDSVVMSVITSGSARQSLRISLMDAQDIGEVLRCKAGPGTLDGGAPGLKTLLARRSVSPRRLHSPGPDADELDRLIQAGLRAPDHGGLHPWRIIEFRARSRAALAQCFEQEKLRRDPLATALDLKRAREHATRAPVLLGFVVSPRQLSKVPLREQWLGAGAALGNILNAAHQLGFGAIVLSGERCFDAILARQLGLTEAEFLAGFISLGTVSEPPPPAKQRLSQDVWSCWMGHELHRT, encoded by the coding sequence ATGCGTGATCTCGAGCACAACACGGTCGTCCATTCCATCTCCGGCGAGGCGGCACTGCGCCGCGTGGCCGAGGTGGCGGAATGGCGCATCGAACAGGAAGTCGGTTCGGACTCCGTGGTGATGTCGGTGATCACGTCCGGCAGCGCGAGGCAGTCGCTGCGGATCTCGCTGATGGACGCGCAAGACATTGGCGAGGTGCTCAGATGCAAGGCCGGGCCGGGCACGTTGGATGGCGGCGCGCCGGGTCTCAAAACCCTATTGGCACGACGTTCGGTCTCACCCAGGCGCTTGCATTCGCCCGGGCCCGACGCCGATGAACTGGACCGCCTGATCCAGGCGGGCCTGCGCGCGCCCGATCACGGCGGCTTGCATCCGTGGCGCATCATTGAATTTCGCGCGCGCAGCCGGGCGGCGCTGGCGCAGTGCTTCGAGCAGGAGAAGCTGCGGCGCGACCCGCTCGCCACCGCGCTGGATCTCAAGCGCGCCCGCGAGCATGCGACCCGCGCGCCCGTGCTGCTGGGCTTTGTCGTCTCGCCGCGCCAGCTCAGCAAGGTGCCGCTGCGCGAGCAATGGCTGGGCGCCGGCGCCGCGCTGGGCAACATCCTGAATGCGGCGCACCAACTGGGCTTTGGTGCCATCGTGCTCAGCGGCGAGCGCTGTTTCGACGCCATCCTGGCGCGCCAGCTCGGCCTGACCGAGGCGGAATTTCTGGCCGGCTTCATCAGTCTGGGAACGGTCAGCGAGCCGCCACCGCCCGCCAAACAGCGGCTCTCGCAAGACGTATGGTCATGCTGGATGGGGCATGAGTTGCACCGGACATGA